One Myotis daubentonii chromosome 17, mMyoDau2.1, whole genome shotgun sequence genomic window, tggggtagaAGCCTGAAGAGAGTCCGGGGCTCACTGGTCTCGTGTCCCCGGGGGAGGCCAGTAGGGCCCGTTCTGCACGGTGGGAACCGGCAGCAGAAATCAACATTGTCATTTGATGAGCAGCtcaaaaaggagagggaaaggccaaaccggtttggctcagtggatagagcatcggcctgcggactgaagggtcccaggttcgattccggtcaatggcatgtaccttggttgcaggcacatccccagtggaaggtgtgcaggaggcagctggtcgatgtttctctctcatcgatgtttctagctctctatccttctccctccctctctgtagaaaaatcaataaaatatatctaataaaaaaaaaaaaggagagggaaaggaggaagattCCAGACTGAACCCCATGCTCCTGTTAAATGGTGACACCTGCCAGAAACACCAAGCCCTTTGACATTTATTTGGAAAGAAACTTGTCCTATTTCATTAATTTGTAATTGATAAGGGATTTGAAacgaaaaatttttaaaataaaaatatatctttgatgCTGTAAAAATGGGGTCTTTTAAGTgggaaaaatgtataaaatattttgtttagctCTTTCAATTACTGATAAAGTAAAATCTGAAgtgttttgctttgttaatcCTATCaggggattcccccccccccctactgatttttagagagagtggaagggagggggagggagagaaaaacatcgaagtgagagagccacatcaattggttgcctcatgcacaagCCCCAAACAGGGTGgagagcctgcaatccaggtatgtgaccttgactggaattgaacctcccacccttccattcgcaagctgatgctctaaccactgagctgctggccagggcaaaatctgatctattttaaaaactgtggaATAGAACACATCTATAACAGAAATGCCTACCTGGAAAGATACATTAGCATTCTATGAGTTTCAAAATAGGAATTGTCTTAGTcaactgccataacaaaatatcagagactgggtggcttaaacaacacagatttattttttcatagttctagaggctggaagtctgagattagGATCCCAGCACAGCCAGGGGCTGGTGAGAGCTCCCTTCCTGGCCTTCAGaaggctgccttctcactgcCATCACCTGGCAGAGAAAGCATAGCTTTCTGgggtctcttcttataagggcactaatgcCATCATGGGGCCCCACCCTCCTCTAAACctaaaggccccatctccaaataccaccacactgggggggcggggggggggcggttagggcTTCCACATATGTAGAgggaacacaattcagtccatagcaaaaATGACATCCAAACaccttttgcttctttctttctcttgtatCTGGAATGTTGCCTGGCCCCACTAGCCTCTGAGTACAAGCAAGGTCACCTGAAGGCCCACCAGATTCCAGTGACTGCCTGTGGGATCTTGGCCCCTAAGTTCAGCTCTGCCTGGGCAGTGCCTCGTTGATGTTCAGGACCCAGGTCACCACCACCAGGCCTTGCCAAGCCCCCCGCTCTCCCTGGTGAACTTACCTGCGTCTCAGCACTGCCTTTGGCTAAGTACGCGGGCGGGAGTGGGGTCTGTGTTGGATGACGCACCTCCGCAGCGTGTCATTTCTCAGAGCCACTCACAGCCGCGAGCGCCCTGACATCTCCGAGTTTCCCCAATGTAATTGAAAGTAGAGAAACTGGGGAGTACGGTTCTGTGAAGTGCgctttggcattttaaatatcCCCGGCCCGTCCTGAAGGAATTTACTGGCAGGAGCAAGAAAACCTACAGAAACAGCCTCTCGGggggccaggcccagctcaggaTCAAGCAGCCGCCCTATGGCCATCGTGCGGCGGCTGCACATCGTTTGGCCTTTCAAAAGAAACAAAGCCGcagggctgggtggctcagctggttgagcgtcCTCCTGTGCAGGAAAGGGTgcctgttcgattcctggccagggcacatgcccgggtttccggTTAGATCCCTGGTCCGGGCATGCATGGAGGTCaacaatccatgtttctctctcacatggatgtctctctctccctccctctccctcccttcttctctctaagcatgttcttgggcaaggattaaaaaaagaaaaaaaatcagatgtgTTACTAGGATCTCCCAAAAAGGGCATGCCTTTAAAAACCAAGAACAAATGTTGGGggattattcttattttacagatgaggaaactgagacacagcaGAGGGAGGTTACAGGCTCCAGTGACACTGCGAGGAAAGGGTACGAATCCAAGCAGGAGATTCGGGGTCCTCCCTCCCGCGGCTCTGCGCTGGGCCCTGCAGGGTTTCCAGTTAAACAGCTCCTTCCTGCAGGGCTAAGGCCAGGGGTCTTCCATCTGACCTGGATTGGGGGCGTGGGTGTGGCCGGGCACTTCTGCACAGCATGGCGGGACAGGCCACCGGGCAACTGGGCACTTGGGGCGGCATCTAGAGAAAGCAGCAGGTATGAGAACAGAGGAACACTGGCACTTCTCAGGGCTCTGGTCTGACAGTTCTCGTGGCTTCTGACAGGGTGTGTTCCCAAGGACGCCActcatgtatacacacacttacAGCACAGTCTGCTCAGGGGACGGTCCCTAATAAAAGGCTCAGGAAACACAACGTTCCTTAATGAATAGTAGGTGCTTACGCTCTAGCTCTACGCAACGTAATCTAGTGCATCTAACGAGAAGCACTGGCTTTCTCACCCTCTAGAGTTTTTAATACGTCCAGTTCCTAGACAAGGACTTCTTCCTCCTTTGAGCCTCATTAGATGTGCAACAGAATCTCAGAAGAAAACCAAAGGGTAGCCTGCACTCAGTGATGTGCTCACTGGTAAATCAGGTATATTAATAGCTAATACTAACAGCTGCTGTATATGAAGTACTTACTAATGCCCAAGCACTGTGTAAATGCTTTACATAGTTCATCTTATTGAATCTGTGACAATGGAAAATCACTTGTTGGGTGGGTGAATAAGAGAGTCAGAGTTGCGAAGCAGGGGGAATGGAAACtttaaatataaacctttgtgtgtttgtttttaacagaaaAAGTGAAACTGAATGTGGGAGAACTATTTTGTGTAGGTACCAGTGTGGAGCCAGGAATCCCCCACCTCGCTTTGTCCTCTCACCCACCCATCTGCGCTGTCAGTGTCCCTACAGGGCCGGGCGGGGCAGGAAAGCTGGCACCACAAATCCAGAGGCTGGGGCAGTTACAGACCCTCCGAGGGGCAGTGGGCACCCGGATTTCTGGGGCAGGGTGTCCTGTCACTTTGGGGAAGGAACAATgtcagagggtcagagggaagctGATGGGCGCGGGTGGATGGTTCCATTGGGTtcggggagggagaggcaggcgcCAGTTATGTGCCTGATGGCAGACTAGAAAGGAGCGCGGAGGGGGAAGTTCTCCTGTTGTGCTGATAGCAGCCCCCAGAGAGCTCTGCTCCCCGAGaacgggtggggcagcaggactGATCTTGGCTGCACACTGGCAAGTGGCTCGAGGTGGGATGTCGGGGGGCTCGGGTGTCTGGTGTGCAGGCAGGAACACATTccaggtggtgggtggaggggccCAGCCTAGACAAGGGAGCAGAGgccagaggaagggctgggggctggaggtgaAGTGAAGTAGCATGAGGTTCAGTGGGAGCCAGGAGGTGGCCTAACCCGTGTATGGGGCGAGGggctgagaaaaagaaaggaacatgAGCGTTAGGCTCAGGCCACCCGTGTGCCGCATTCAGATCAATAATGCAGGAGGGACAGAAACGGAGAAGCTATTTGCAGAGGAGAGAAATCTGTATCACCCTCAACAATACGCAGCAAGCCTTCCTCCCCGACAGCCAGCAAGGTCAGCAGCCGCAAGAGCAGCCCTGAGAGGAAAACCCGGCTCTGCCCCGCGGTAGGGGACAGAAGCCTGGATTCCAGGTCCAAACCACCCATCCGGCTGCTTCTCCAAATCCTTGAATCAGGACTCAGTCCGAGATCTAcactgtctttcttttttcttttcaatctgtCTTTTTGGGGACAGGGACTTCACTGAGCATTCAGTGCTGGCCACGCCACCACTAGGCTGGACGTGCCTGGGTGCATGTGTCTGCGTCTCCAGATCAGAGACGTGCAATCCGCAGAGGGCGGCCTCAGACGCAAGGCCTGGGCGCCCGGGCGCCCTCTGAGAGCATCTGACCATCAACggctgaaaaaagaaaacaaaaaaacccaaatatcCCAAGGGGCCCTTTCCCCCCACTCGTTAGCCCGGAAAACAAGGGCTCCACTTCCCCGGAAACTGGATGCACAGACCGATTCATTCCATCCCGGAGGCTGGGAAGGCCCTGCGGAAGCGAGACCGGCTGCAAGTGGGGGACGTGGCCCCCGAAACCGAAAAGAACATTCGCCGACCAACGTCCTGCCACGCCACACTGCCGGCCCCAGGGCCGGTGGCCACTGTGGATGGCGCCCGGCACCCTCCGCGGGGCGGCCGGCGCTCCGCCCGGCCagaggccccggccccggccccggtccAGCCCGGCCCGCGCGGGGCGGCGGCTTCCGAGGCAGCTCGGCGCCCGGATTCCGATTACAGGTTCACACGGGGGGCCGGCCGCCCAGCCCCCGCCGGCGCGCCCTCGCgcggccccgcgcccccgcccgcctATTCTTCTCCATTCATGCGGACGcccagcgccgccgccgccgccgccagcgcAGCCGCCGTCGCCGTCGCCAGCCGCCGGATTGGCTGGCGGCCGCGGCGCCGGCACTTTCCCACGGCCCGTGGCGCGTGCGGCTCAGCGGCGGCGCTGCAGGCGCGGCCCCTGGCGCGCGGCCAGGCCAATCGGGgcgtgcggggcggggcgggccgcgGCCGCCCGCGCGCTGGGGTCCCGCCCGGCCTCCCCGGCCCGCGCCGCCTCCTTCCCACCAGCGGCGGCCGGCAAAGCCCCCGAGGAGCCGCCGCCGCGCCGCCAAGCGGGGGCTGGCACGGGGGCGGTCGCGGGGTtcgccctggcccccagcctcgTCCGCGCCCCTCCCCCGAGCAGCTGTCAATCAGCGGAGCGAGGAGCCGGATTGGCGGAGGGGAGGCAGTTGCCCGGGCGCCGCCGTCCCGCCCCCGCGccgcccccgcgcccgccccctGCACTCCTCGtcctccccagggccctgggaaggGGCGCAGCGTGGGAAAGGGATGGCTGAGTTTTAACCGGAGGCAGAGCGTGAGCGGATCAGTGTGTGCGGAACCCGAGCAGCCGGCCGCGGAGAGTCGCCGCTGCTGTGAGCTCCTCCCTGCCCGCCGCGCCGCCGCTGCCCGGAGCCCCGCGCAGCCAGCATGAAGCGCGCCCACCCCGAGTCCAGCTCCTCGGACAGCGAGCTGGACGAGGCCGTCGAGGTGGAGAAGGAGAGCGCGGATGAGAGTGGGTGAGTCGGCGGCGGCAGAGCGGGGCCGGAGCGGGCGGCGAGCGCGGGCCGGCCGCGGTGACAGCGGGCGAGGGCCGGCGCCCTggtgccctgccttccctctgcccatCCCTTTGCGCGGGACCCCCAGGCGCTGTCAGGCCCAAGTTGCCAAAACAGTCTGAGTGCGGGGAGAGCGTGGGGCGACCCTCCAGACCCCGACCCTCCCCTAACGGCGactcctgtttgttttttataatcatTCAGAAACTTGAGTTCGGCCCTAGGTTGCATGTCCCCAGCTACGTCTTCGCAGATCCTGGCCAGGAAAAGACGGAGAGGCGTGAGTCTTTTTACagtgctcttaaaaaaaaaaaaaaaaattaacggAAAGAACCACCTCTTCACTTTGGGATTTACAGCCGTAATGGAAGTGTCCTCCTTTGTTTTGCCTGCTTTCTGCAGATCATTGAGAAACGCCGGCGAGACCGGATCAATAACAGCTTGTCTGAGCTGAGGAGGCTGGTGCCCAGTGCTTTTGAGAAGCAGGTAATGGAGGAAGTAGGTAGAGCGCCCAGGGTAGCCACCCTCACCCCAGTCTTTCCCGGTCATTCTCTTGAACCCCATCCGTGTCTGGGAAAATAACCGTGTCGCTTGTGCTGGGGAGAATTCATACAGACCCAACACACTTTTGGAAGACAACTCGTTTTGCCTTCGTCTGTACTGTTGGGGTGCACACAGCACAGATATGCATATGCATTTTAAGTTGCTCCCCATGGGCACGTGGTGCGGAGTCAATCTTTTGCTGTTCCCTCCCCCAGGGATCTGCTAAGCTAGAGAAAGCCGAGATCCTGCAGATGACGGTGGATCACCTGAAAATGCTGCACACTGCAGGAGGGAAAGGTACGCGTGCctggcccctgcctgggcccgagttggggggcggggccgagctGGGGCAGATGGAGCCACTGTGCAGGCCTGGGTCTTTGCAGCCGCTGCCTTGGTTTTACTGTgtgctttgggggtggggagggaccccTGCGAGGTGTGTGCGGTTGCCTGTCTCCGTTTTGAAATACACGGAGGGTTTTCTCCATTGGATTCAttgccccagccccctccctgcacaTTAGCACCTTCTTATGGGAAATGCCTGTTATGTGTGAAGTGCCCTGAAATTGTGGCAGCCCTGCAGAAGGTCAGGTAGCTCCCTCCACATTTGTGTATTGCCATTTTGAGAAGAGAACTTTTTAAAACGTATatggtgttaattttatatacagacttaaaaaaaaaaaaaagagccagcaCATAACAACTCTTGAGGCAAGAAACCTGTTGTGGCGAAGCAGCCAacctgagggaaggtgggggccaGGGTCCGCGTGGCTGTCTCCAGCGGGACCAAGTGCCTGCAAGCTGCATGGTAACTTACATCTGCGTGTCTAATGCATTTCACTGCTCTGTGGTTTCTCTGCCcttgatgtgtttttttgttgttgttgagggaaAACATTAAAGGAACGAAAGAGCATAGTTTCATCTGCCGGTAGGGTAGAGTTCTAATTTCTGCTCGGCGGCTTCTAATTGGGCTTTGAACTCGCATTAGCGAACCCTTACGTCTCCTGTTGGTTAATGCAGAGATTTTGGTCGACTCCAAACTATTTGGACTTTGAGAAGAGCCCGGGAAGGCGGTCTTTTCAGGACGTAGGTCTCTGCTGGGAAGGGCTGCCGCCGGGATTGAAGGAAGGCGGGCGGCGAGCAGAGCTTAGAGGTGTTTCTTTTGTTCTCTGCCCCAGGCTACTTCGACGCGCACGCCCTGGCCATGGACTACCGGAGTTTGGGGTTCCGGGAGTGCCTGGCAGAGGTCGCCCGCTACCTGAGCATCATCGAGGGGCTGGATGCCTCCGACCCGCTTCGAGTCCGGCTGGTATCGCATCTTAACAACTACGCCTCCCAGCGGGAAGCGGCGAGCGGCGGGCACGCGGGCCTCGGGCACCTTCCCTGGGGGAGCGCCTTCGGACACCCCCCGCACGGGGCGCAcccgctgctgctgccccagAACGGCCACGGGAACAGCGGCTCGGCGGCCTCGCCCACGGACCCGCACCACCAGGGCCGCTTGGCGGCGGCTCATCCCGAGGCGCCCACCCTGCGAGCGCCCCCTAGCGGTGGCCTTGGACCGGTGCTCCCCGTGGTCACCTCCGCCTCCAAACTGTCgccacccctgctctcctccgTGGCCTCCCTCTCCGCCTTCCCCTTCTCTTTCGGCTCCTTCCACTTACTCTCTCCCAGTGCGCTGAGCCCGTCGGCACCCACGCAGGCAGCAAACCTCGGCAAGCCCTATAGACCGTGGGGCACGGAGATCGGAGCTTTTTAAAGGACTGATGCTGTAGAAGGAGGGAGGGACCGCTTACAATCCCAGCTGAGCTGGCGGTTGCCGACATCACCTTAAAGTCCTCAGTTATAATAAAGAGGAAACAGGTACAATCCCAGATAAATTCTGTTGAAAGACGAAAGGTTTGTtgttttaccttttctttcttaatgttttttttctaaatcatgaCATGTATTAGCAGGTTTTAAATTTTGTTCCAAACATTAAATGGAAATAGTGTAAATCGACACCTGCTGATAGGTTTGTACTGTGCCTAATTTACTTTGTAAACCCATTGGTCTACGAGTGATTCAATTTTTGCCTCAGAGTTTAGGGAATTCTTAGTATTTGGGGGCTGTGTTACATTCTGTTTTTAGAATTAATTGTCCAAACCACTTTGCTGAATATTAACGTGAAGCTGTCTGTTAATACTTTGACAATGAAGGTGTTGtataaataatattctttttttttgggggggggggaatattgGATTTTGTATTTCTGAACAAAGCGTTTGACAAATCAGATGATCAGCTTTACCCAAGAAAGAAGGCGAATTCTCTGCCTCCTACAGCAGGAAAGGTGGATGTACAGAGTCCACCAGGAGCCCTGAGTTCATGACCAGCCGTCTGCCGGGACCAGACGGGCTGTTCTGGCTTAGTCAGGAGGGAGCCCCCTGTGGCGGAGGCCCCTGTTGAAGTTGGCTGGGAGGAGATGAGGATAATTGCATAGACTACCCTGCATTTCCAGCCCCGAGCCGTGTGACGCATTTTAATCTCCCAGATCTCCCAGATGCTAACACGGAGAAGTGCACCAGGTGGCCAAGTGGTCCGGTGGAACGGTCCAGTGGAACCTGTTAAAGGCATACCCTAATTCTTCCAAGATTGGCCATATTTTCTTCTCACTGGAAGCCTTTATGTTGCGTTTTCCTTTTTTGGCGCGTGCAGATGTGGCTGTTGAGATATTTAAAAGGGCTTTGCTGCctcctgttttgtttatttctttggaCTCGGGCTATGACAGGTTTATTCATTTAGCAGGAGTAACTTGAACACCTCCACCGAGCTGGGCTTGACCTCTGTTGTACTGATGTGTTGTGACTCAATAAAAAAGAGGGAACAAACTATTCTGCTGTGTGTCTCGCACCCCTTGGCCTTTCCCTCTGTTGGCTAagaaaagatacatttttctCTTGTTTGCATTTTTCACAATCACCAGTTTAACACTTTCATCTCCTGTGGAATTCTAAACTGTGCGGATCTGTGCTGTTGAGGGAGAGGACGTCATGGCCAGGCAGGCTTTGGCCTGTCTCCCACCAGGGGACATGGCCCTTTGGCCGTTATGCCCCATGACCTGGCCCTGACCTGGCCGGCTGTGGACCAGACACCTCAGTATCAGGCTGGAGGTGCAGGTGGGAAGGAACTCTGATGAAAACTTATAAAACTGTGTTGACCATTCCAGAAACATTTACTGAGAGCACCTCCTGTGTGCTTGGTCCCATGTTAAGAGAGcagaaaatttcatttctttcctttttcttaaaatggCAAAATAAGGAAAGCCACGCGTGGCTCCCTCTGAGTGCTGGGAATCTGTGGCCTGGTGAGCGGTGGCGGCAGGCTGTAATTCTGCACCTACAGGGCTCCAGGAATCTTTCCTCCTCTTGTTTCCAGGGAATGTGTTTAACCCTTTAGCTGCATTTGACTCCTGAGCTGTGCAGTGAGGAGGCTGGAACAGAGGCAGCCATCTGGGCCCGGCAGAGGTGCCTTCCCATTGCCCTAAAAGTCTTCCTCCTGCCACTCAAGAGGGCTCCAGCCAGCTCACAGGGAGTTGGCCTTGATCCTgaggggatggggagtgagggaggaaaccCACTCGGGTGGGTGACAAAGTAGAGCCCTCCTTCTCTTTGCCTAACCACCGagtgcctcctccctgccctgctttaAGAAAATGAAGACTGGCTGCTTACCGCCAGCGCTGGGGCCGGCTCTCGGCTCTCGAGGCTTCGAGGCTTCGTCGCGACCAAGTCCTGACCTTATTACAAGACAACCCTTTCCCAGAGGTCGTTTAGTCAAACTGTGGATGGTACCGACGCTGTTTGGTGCAG contains:
- the HEY1 gene encoding hairy/enhancer-of-split related with YRPW motif protein 1, with translation MKRAHPESSSSDSELDEAVEVEKESADESGNLSSALGCMSPATSSQILARKRRRGIIEKRRRDRINNSLSELRRLVPSAFEKQGSAKLEKAEILQMTVDHLKMLHTAGGKGYFDAHALAMDYRSLGFRECLAEVARYLSIIEGLDASDPLRVRLVSHLNNYASQREAASGGHAGLGHLPWGSAFGHPPHGAHPLLLPQNGHGNSGSAASPTDPHHQGRLAAAHPEAPTLRAPPSGGLGPVLPVVTSASKLSPPLLSSVASLSAFPFSFGSFHLLSPSALSPSAPTQAANLGKPYRPWGTEIGAF